In one Rutidosis leptorrhynchoides isolate AG116_Rl617_1_P2 chromosome 8, CSIRO_AGI_Rlap_v1, whole genome shotgun sequence genomic region, the following are encoded:
- the LOC139863371 gene encoding uncharacterized mitochondrial protein AtMg00810-like: MKDLGPLHSFLGISVTRNSQGLFLSQKSYAETIIERAGLTGCNPVATPVDTAGKLSSKKGRPYANPTKYRQLVGALQYLTFTRPDIFYVVQQVCLHMHDPKEVHMNALKRIIRYLQGSLSLGLNITRSASTNLISYTDADWGGCADTRRSTSGYCVFYGDNLIS; the protein is encoded by the coding sequence ATGAAAGATTTAGGACCTCTTCATTCATTTCTCGGCATTAGTGTAACTCGGAATTCACAGGGGTTATTTCTTAGTCAAAAGTCCTATGCGGAAACGATTATTGAGCGAGCTGGGCTCACTGGATGTAACCCGGTTGCAACACCCGTTGATACCGCCGGTAAATTGAGTTCGAAAAAGGGCAGACCGTATGCCAACCCAACTAAGTATCGTCAACTTGTCGGAGCTTTGCAATATTTAACTTTTACACGGCCTGATATTTTCTATGTCGTGCAACAGGTGTGTTTGCATATGCACGATCCGAAGGAAGTTCACATGAATGCTTTGAAACGTATAATCCGTTATTTGCAGGGCTCTTTATCTCTTGGACTTAATATCACTCGATCTGCCTCTACTAATCTGAtttcttatactgatgcggattggGGTGGATGTGCCGACACGAGACGTTCCACCTCGGGTTATTGTGTATTTTATGGAGACAATTTAATTTCTTAG